The Coccidioides posadasii str. Silveira chromosome 3, complete sequence genome contains a region encoding:
- a CDS encoding uncharacterized protein (TransMembrane:1 (i66-87o)) → METFETFFKPRFEVILKEICDPLLDTQRSRVVSWIEVYLESDCSLNQRSRARKCVRRRARYFARKVYDLGGSGLLLLCSLALSISTLPPIPSAVYRHLSDWWMREDRTSLSGIADKACERLLPQQPKRKFLENESPIQNTAVSHQTASPIAATESPDRFSPLPESESTRELATTSIQTNCSRHANEKGGTTAQGYPVSRNLREPVVVPLTLPAVQLLLDIVKEGDGHQLQITFPDPYVQQPFMLIPLEIGSQIMRKYTS, encoded by the exons ATGGAAACGTTCGAGACCTTTTTCAAACCTCGCTTTGAAGTGATTTTGAAGGAGATTTGTGACCCACTCCTTGATACACAGCGCTCTCGAGTTGTTTCCTGGATTGAGGTGTATTTGGAGAGCGACTGTTCGCTTAATCAGCGCTCCCGCGCCCGGAAATGTGTTCGACGCAGAGCACGTTATTTTGCGAGAAAAGTTTATGACCTCGGGGGAAGCGGGTTACTGTTACTATGTTCTTTGGCCTTGAGCATTTCCACACTTCCGCCGATCCCATCAGCTGTCTATAGGCACCTCAGCGACTGGTGGATGCGCGAGGATCGAACGAGCCTGTCTGGCATCGCTGATAAAGCCTGCGAAAGACTCCTGCCGCAGCAGCCAAAACGGAAATTTTTAGAAAACGAATCGCCAATTCAAAATACAGCAGTGAGCCATCAAACGGCGAGCCCTATAGCGGCGACGGAAAGTCCTGACCGATTTTCACCGCTGCCCGAAAGTGAAAGTACTCGAG AACTTGCAACTACATCTATCCAGACAAACTGCTCTCGACACGCGAACGAGAAGGGCGGGACAACTGCCCAAGGCTATCCCGTTTCAC GTAACCTGAGAGAGCCTGTCGTTGTTCCTCTCACATTACCCGCAGTCCAACTGCTCCTGGATATTGTAAAGGAGGGAGACGGTCATCAGTTACAAATTACCTTCCCAGATCCATATGTTCAACAGCCATTTATGCTTATTCCATTGGAGATAGGTAGTCAAATCATGCGAAAATACACGAGCTAA
- a CDS encoding uncharacterized protein (EggNog:ENOG41KOG0544~COG:O) gives MTDPSLALDKVCNHLKNPDEANENSQQSDAGSDRFDGASGDRPRTQTKPTTTEINDVSRPTRGDKVTVAYNGYLYDRKTGCRGKRIDTTEERGDFTFHLGTGKVIQGFENAVLSLAKGAACSVIISPEEAYMDRGFPGLIPPNSTLAFDIHLKEIHKAAVLPCKNFTVFSQMYTSVVNGHGAEFSDLGKIILRCLFFRARQHDPLIKARVLDASAPHSAWKVKVGILQRGMVQGVVLDPWLSLREIDRAMYRLGQVTVMISRRRIRLALPRQD, from the exons ATGACTGATCCCTCTCTTGCTCTCGATAAGGTGTGCAATCACCTAAAAAATCCCGACGAGGCCAACGAGAATAGTCAGCAGTCAGATGCTGGATCCGACAGATTTGACGGTGCTTCTGGAGATCGGCCCCGTACGCAGACAAAGCCGACTACTACAGAGATAAACGATGTTAGCAGACCCACTCGAGGAGATAAGGTGACGGTAGCATACAACGGGTATCTTTATGACCGAAAAACGGGCTGCCGCGGTAAAAG GATTGACACGACCGAAGAGCGAGGTGATTTTACTTTCCATTTGGGGACAGGAAAAGTTATCCAAG GCTTTGAGAACGCAGTACTGAGCTTGGCCAAGGGAGCAGCATGTAGCGTCATTATTTCTCC AGAGGAAGCTTATATGGATCG TGGCTTTCCGGGCCTAATTCCACCCAACTCAACTCTTGCCTT TGATATTCACCTCAAGGAGATTCATAAAGCGG CAGTCCTGCCGTGCAAAAACTTCACAGTCTTCAGTCAAATGTATACATCGGTTGTCAATGGTCATGGCGCTGAATTCTCGGATCTTGGCAAAATTATCCTGCGCTGC TTGTTCTTCCGTGCCCGTCAGCACGACCCACTCATTAAAGCTCGTGTTCTTGACGCTAGCGCTCCACACTCGGCTTGGAAGGTCAAAGTTGGGATCTTACAACGAGGAATGGTTCAGGGCGTGGTTCTCGATCCCTGGCTATCCCTGAGGGAGATAGACCGAGCCATGTACCGCTTGGGCCAAGTGACTGTCATGATTTCCAGACGAAGAATACGTTTGGCCCTTCCTCGCCAAGATTAA
- a CDS encoding uncharacterized protein (EggNog:ENOG410Q5CD): protein MANALGFEIVEAVVSSALANEAADALLKQTQYRREKYDAYNVPNECLLIVNKFLESPGTSALAEFLKSTALPLRPTNVFAGMFRETNADPNKLKTAEEGEVYVTIALTDLSPKNGWYTFYPGSRKTQPLTSMEPVALDLKAGDAVIWRGDLVYFHTPGGGGMFLTLVYNKCAAT, encoded by the exons ATGGCAAATGCTCTTGGATTCGAGATTGTTGAGGCTGTGGTCTCAAGTGCGCTTGCGAACGAGGCAGCGGATGCACTACTAAAACAAACTCAGTATCGCCGGGAGAAATACGATGCCTACAACGTACCTAATGAGTGTCTTTTAATAGTGAACAAATTTCTTGAG AGCCCTGGCACGAGTGCCCTTGCTGAATTCTTGAAGTCGACCGCTCTACCATTGAGACCAACAAATGTCTTTGCTGGCATGTTCCGCGAAACAAACGCCGATCCGAACAAACTGAAGACTGCCGAAGAAGGCGAAGTCTACGTTACTATCGCGCTGACCGATCTTTCTCCCAAAAACGGCTGGTATACTTTCTACCCCGGCTCGCGTAAAACGCAGCCTCTGACATCAATGGAACCTGTCGCTCTTGATCTCAAGGCGGGTGATGCTGTGATTTGGCGAGGCGATCTGGTCTATTTCCACACTCCCGGTGGAGGTGGCATGTTTCTGACTCTAGTTTATAATAAATGTGCTGCTACTTGA
- a CDS encoding uncharacterized protein (EggNog:ENOG410PX72), whose product MRMCIERKDDFDVLRDGEQSTDLNVRDYTISTALYQGTMPLEAISGARCSLMNIWLPKELWHLRPERSLRNELRILKDTELELSANFAPAGTFVDIHIDQNRHALSQSIGNSKRIWLVYPPTESNLQTFVQSSGESGRLTKISDQLEGGYIMEVDSSRIVYLPPGWIHATFTIASGILVGVNFVSLESLSIMSQSLVIHFQYFFRLQETFEEDLDVYQQSLTSFLDCEFDEKIIERVLESWSPLANAFRHGCEKLETQYPGKMQEWRQQFLDVWKGGLMGKTTCCCGSQYEDGYQHIQEKHMWP is encoded by the exons ATGCGCATGTGTATTGAGCGGAAAGATGACTTTGATGTGCTAAGAGATGGGGAGCAAAGTACCGACCTGAATGTGCGGGATTATACAATTTCAACCGCTTTATATCAAGGAACCATGCCGCTTGAGGCCATCTCTGGCGCCCGATGCTCATTAATGAATATCTGGTTGCCTAAGGAGCTCTGGCACCTCCGTCCCGAAAGGTCACTCCGCAACGAGCTACGTATCCTTAAAGACACAGAGCTAGAACTAAGTGCGAATTTTGCTCCAGCAGGGACTTTTGTTGATATACATATTG ATCAGAACCGACACGCGCTCTCACAGTCAATTGGAAACTCCAAGCGGATTTGGCTTGTATATCCACCAACAGAGTCAAACCTCCAAACGTTTGTACAGTCGTCCGGCGAGAGCGGGCGTTTGACCAAGATCTCAGATCAACTTGAAGGAGGTTATATAATGGAGGTTGACTCTTCCCGAATTGTTTACTTGCCTCCAGGCTGGATCCATGCTACTTTCACCATTGCAAGTGGAATCTTGGTCGGGGTTAATTTTGTCTCTCTAGAGAGTCTTAGTATCATGTCCCAAAGTCTGGTCATCCATTTCCAATACTTTTTTCGACTCCAAGAGACATTTGAAGAAGACCTTGACGTTTATCAGCAATCACTTACATCCTTCCTGGACTGTGAGTTCGATGAAAAAATTATAGAAAGAGTGTTGGAGAGTTGGTCACCGCTCGCCAATGCATTCAGACATGGATGTGAAAAGCTGGAGACGCAGTATCCAGGGAAAATGCAGGAATGGAGGCAGCAGTTCCTTGACGTGTGGAAAGGTGGATTGATGGGGAAAACAACTTGTTGCTGTGGGAGTCAATATGAGGATGGATACCAGCATATTCAAGAGAAACACATGTGGCCTTAG
- a CDS encoding uncharacterized protein (EggNog:ENOG410Q5A7~TransMembrane:1 (o125-146i)), with protein sequence MATVTQNVGELEARTVQQILLHLCLILLGSDEPVIHRLRKKETDVISWQESEWKERCSRLNDLSDDDYKGLARTLRKFEPFSVIELTGEKIKNQAMALMAAVRVMAGENTSGMAPTPPKSDEFDVAANIMILCACVGIFAITPLLGNNIYNRTDFKTHAAELSRSPLYRAKEVTAKSIAIELYHIILFLQPRGPSTETRASQNQCLDDNYALIPRKFLKGNNNDMMGLVVYGRSYPSAFIAVSLSLLSQIQNAAISTLRSYPKSAVLPASELLIWLKQNDMDTREPQQILTRMVIDFRRPWDMLEEASQDELLFNTWALWYKESRGEQHWGSIAIEASFPQSDTIQIRSETGGQVSSPAS encoded by the exons ATGGCGACCGTAACGCAAAACGTGGGAGAACTTGAAGCAAGA ACTGTCCAACAGATATTGCTGCATCTATGCCTGATCCTCCTCGGCTCTGATGAACCTGTTATCCACAGGCTTCGAAAAAAGGAGACAGATGTAATTTCCTGGCAAGAAAGCGAATGGAAGGAGAGATGCAGCCGACTGAATGATTTGTCGGATGACGACTACAAGGGCCTTGCCCGTACCTTGAGAAAATTTGAACCATTTTCAGTCATTGAATTGACGGGCGAGAAGATAAAAAATCAGGCTATGGCTTTGATGGCTGCAGTTAGAGTGATGGCCGGTGAGAACACAAGTGGAATGGCGCCCACTCCACCAAAGAGTGATGAATTTGATGTTGCTGCAAACATCATGATCCTCTGCGCGTGTGTCGGGATCTTCGCCATCACTCCATTGCTAGGGAACAATATCTACAACCGAACAGATTTCAAAACCCACGCCGCTGAGCTCAGTCGATCACCTCTGTATAGGGCTAAGGAGGTAACTGCAAAGAGCATAGCGATCGAGCTTTACCACATTATCCTCTTTTTGCAGCCACGGGGTCCATCCACCGAGACAAGGGCTTCTCAAAATCAATGCCTCGACGATAACTATGCCCTTATACCGCGGAAGTTTCTGAAGGGCAATAATAATGACATGATGGGTTTGGTTGTGTACGGACGGTCATATCCCAGTGCCTTTATTGCTGTTAGTCTGTCACTACTTTCCCAAATCCAAAATGCGGCCATCTCCACCTTGCGTTCTTATCCGAAGTCTGCAGTCTTGCCGGCCTCTGAGCTTCTGATTTGGCTTAAACAGAATGACATGGATACCAGAGAACCCCAACAAATCTTGACCCGGATGGTGATAGACTTCCGTCGCCCATGGGACATGTTGGAGGAGGCGAGCCAAGATGAGTTGCTCTTCAACACATGGGCTCTCTGGTATAAAGAATCTCGTGGTGAGCAGCACTGGGGCAGTATAGCTATTGAAGCTTCGTTTCCTCAATCCGACACAATACAAATACGTTCAGAGACAG GAGGACAAGTGTCATCCCCTGCTAGTTGA
- a CDS encoding uncharacterized protein (EggNog:ENOG410PSMP~COG:S), whose protein sequence is MTDGSPHSKGRELTQIRVPVPIKIPYPHFAMIAIDHAGDIKYHTSFSAERDCYHIFDRDVKERFLQLADTRRGALSEVDKDSELDERRVDLRIGDKETVKAYYYAAFRGFQQINCRTLSRAWIRFIEPKKQAMYPYKKGPVTKPPWWPADVEHREPDHLKTPCRVQLLVHILKLCTVTADQLEDAGKDVRRQITPVERWEILEEICMVRRMEERYERGEIGEYFRYILINY, encoded by the exons ATGACCGATGGGAGCCCCCATAGCAAGGGCCGGGAGCTTACGCAGATTCGAGTACCTGTT CCAATAAAAATTCCATATCCACATTTTGCCATGATCGCTATCGACCACGCCGGGGATATCAAATACCATACGTCGTTTTCTGCTGAAAGAGACTGCTATCACATTTTTGATCGTGATGTCAAGGAGCGCTTCCTTCAGTTGGCTGACACCCGCCGGGGTGCATTATCCGAAGTTGACAAAGACTCTGAACTTGACGAACGTCGGGTTGATCTCAGAATTGGTGATAAAGAGACGGTCAAGGCCTATTATTATGCAGCCTTTCGTGGATTCCAACAGATCAATTGTCGAACACTCTCCAGAGCCTGGATCAGATTCATCGAACCAAAGAAACAGGCCATGTACCCTTATAAAAAAGGACCGGTCACAAAGCCGCCTTGGTGGCCTGCAGACGTGGAACACAGGGAACCAGATCATTTGAAGACACCTT GTCGTGTTCAACTCTTGGTTCATATTTTGAAGCTCTGTACCGTTACCGCTGATCAGCTTGAAGACGCTGGAAAGGATGTCCGGCGCCAGATCACACCGGTAGAGAGGTGGGAGATTTTGGAAGAAATATGCATGGTTCGGAGAATGGAGGAACGTTATGAAAGAGGGGAAATAGGTGAGTACTTCCGCTATATCCTCATCAACTACTAA
- a CDS encoding uncharacterized protein (EggNog:ENOG410Q5BE): protein MEGDLWKSDVKRHLNGLVQAFEQRNDSKALADYFRGVGNELDQTGALDFEPFQQFWYRHKRVVALQNVKKRLSTGTGNARSDASYQSRRRAETDFESDDVLSITDNWDMESSRLQEFKDEVQRSLRDDRDFFEPDQVNTPSNSGNELIEAEKAFTAAEKDANGAHRVFRLQLLALRLRSLRSEAAQHCGGSRIPMDKRITTYFAEKCWAHLDTKVRKEKREKLARWRGYGEKWLALTEPAIVLAFGHIPSDNRWFTEFERRRFPIAAFNAVVGTLQAASIIHDLRKLWCLQLSRNRLSIRFHPERCFCEGTDAVLSDGVTLSPEPLAERTGRHQRYGDSIDNAEQLRNTSKRPSALALAASKRPRFQFRDEDVVMQEIGRDGLLTSASHGRVSDTDDVGNEQSSHESSPSSAAEHAPAENSVEAITPAEGTVIPQPLTPLIEMLHRVVPHDKRSESGQASASRRAEFSPENNTWTPGETASRPSADSNELQIRNETASVLNIESPGRNTGLSHDLHMGSGYNAGLPQSESGGSIDANTSLHPSNLIYSGNWDWNFNPMLDSWDQNYAVRPSLSEITQGNFSSWDQNYTLFE from the exons ATGGAAGGGGATCTTTGG AAAAGCGATGTCAAACGACACTTGAACGGACTGGTTCAAGCTTTTGAGCAACGGAATGACTCGAAA GCGCTGGCGGATTACTTTAGAGGTGTGGGAAATGAGCTGGATCAAACGGGAGCCTTGGACTTCGAGCCATTTCAGCAATTCTGGTATCGTCACAAACGGGTCGTTGCTTTACAGAATGTTAAGAAACGATTATCAACGGGCACGGGAAATGCTCGGAGCGATGCATCGTATCAGTCGAGACGACGGGCTGAAACCGACTTTGAAAGTGACGACGTTCTTTCCATAACCGACAATTGGGATATGGAATCCAGCAGACTGCAAGAGTTCAAGGACGAAGTACAACGGAGTTTGAGGGACGACCGAGACTTTTTTGAACCTGATCAAGTCAACACTCCGTCGAATTCTGGCAATGAATTGATTGAGGCCGAAAAGGCCTTCACTGCAGCTGAGAAAGATGCAAATGGTGCTCATAGGGTATTCAGGTTGCAACTGCTGGCCTTGAGACTCCGATCGTTGCGGAGTGAGGCCGCCCAACATTGTGGGGGCAGCCGCATTCCCATGGACAAACGCATAACGACATACTTTGCGGAAAAGTGCTGGGCGCACCTCGACACAAAGGTCCGGAAAGAGAAACGTGAAAAGCTCGCGCGATGGCGCGGCTATGGGGAGAAATGGCTTGCGTTAACAGAGCCCGCGATTGTCCTGGCTTTCGGCCATATACCGAGCGACAATCGGTGGTTTACGGAATTCGAACGACGGCGCTTCCCGATAGCAGCTTTCAATGCCGTCGTCGGGACGTTGCAGGCTGCGAGTATCATCCACGATTTGAGGAAGTTGTGGTGTCTGCAACTGTCTCGGAACCGCCTTTCAATCCGGTTTCATCCAGAGCGATGTTTCTGCGAAGGCACCGATGCCGTTCTTAGTGATGGGGTGACTCTCTCGCCCGAGCCACTGGCAGAGAGGACGGGAAGGCATCAGCGGTACGGAGATTCAATAGACAACGCGGAGCAGCTGCGCAATACTTCAAAAAGGCCGTCCGCGCTTGCGTTGGCCGCATCCAAACGGCCTCGCTTCCAATTCCGAGACGAGGATGTCGTGATGCAAGAGATAGGGCGGGATGGGCTACTTACTTCTGCAAGTCATGGGAGGGTATCCGACACGGATGATGTTGGGAATGAGCAGTCCTCCCATGAGTCCAGTCCCTCGAGTGCAGCGGAACATGCCCCAGCAGAAAACTCCGTTGAAGCTATCACCCCTGCAGAGGGAACAGTCATCCCACAACCTCTAACGCCATTAATTGAAATGTTGCATCGAGTCGTACCCCATGATAAGCGTTCAGAAAGCGGACAGGCAAGCGCTTCGAGAAGGGCAGAGTTTAGTCCAGAAAACAATACCTGGACTCCGGGGGAGACT GCGAGCCGGCCATCAGCCGACAGCAATGAACTACAAATACGCAACGAAACGGCATCAGTTCTGAATATTGAATCACCGGGGCGGAACACTGGCCTTTCACACGACCTCCATATGGGTTCCGGCTATAATGCAGGACTTCCCCAGTCAGAATCCGGCGGTTCAATAGATGCAAACACTAGTCTTCATCCGTCGAATCTCATTTATTCTGGAAACTGGGATTGGAATTTCAACCCGATGCTGGACAGTTGGGATCAGAATTACGCCGTTCGCCCGTCGTTAAGTGAGATAACGCAAGGTAACTTTTCGAGTTGGGATCAGAATTATACATTGTTTGAATAG
- a CDS encoding uncharacterized protein (EggNog:ENOG4113H5C): protein MNVEGMNVEGMNIEGMNVEGMNVEGMNVKGMNVEGMNVKRMNVEGMNVKGMGHIRLAEWAVHGAPTIESLVSEIQKLQLDVLHESEKRQLLDSYVFIRPAKKPQAIVLRRKYVWAIIGYVAPILKELDRLASLDVWISFNEQKKKFIVKDFALELEVYTQDSALFDTEFNINRARDHVWL, encoded by the exons ATGAACGTCGAAGGGATGAACGTTGAAGGGATGAACATCGAAGGGATGAACGTTGAAGGGATGAACGTCGAAGGGATGAACGTCAAAGGGATGAACGTCGAAGGGATGAACGTCAAACGGATGAACGTCGAAGGGATGAACGTCAAAGGGATGGG CCATATTCGGCTTGCAGAATGGGCTGTCCATGGCGCACCTACTATCGAAAGCCTAGTCTCTGAGATTCAGAAATTGCAACTTGACGTGCTTCACGAGTCAGAAAAGCGACAACTACTTGA TAGCTACGTTTTCATCCGTCCAGCGAAAAAGCCTCAGGCAATCGTACTTCGTAGAAAGTATGTGTGGGCCATCATTGGATATGTCGCCCCGATTTTGAAGGAACTTGATCGTCTTGCATCT CTTGATGTCTGGATCTCTTTTAatgaacagaagaagaaatttattGTTAAAGACTTTGCTCTGGAGCTTGAAGTTTATACACAAGACTCAGCTCTTTTTGACACTGAGTTCAATATCAACCGCGCTCGTGATCATGTCTGGCTCTAG